One genomic segment of Papaver somniferum cultivar HN1 unplaced genomic scaffold, ASM357369v1 unplaced-scaffold_6, whole genome shotgun sequence includes these proteins:
- the LOC113343507 gene encoding uncharacterized protein LOC113343507 yields the protein MAELREMMTTRRDGGRRQLEEAVEEAGKIPFARQIQLAIIPLKCILPLFTNIFDGSTRAVQHIKAYSRSLLQWEENDAVLCKYFSVSLTGEDFQWFEGLPVGTIRSFRHLQGVFLGQYISNNMSRPGIEKAFSLRRRINESLRNLTTRWRTMCSEIERRVDERNLILAFINALFPTYLLYTQIFRIKDTITMLELREYKKEYIALEDKQRDMESYPIAISNGNEGNASLLP from the coding sequence ATGgcggaattaagagaaatgatgacgaCGCGAAGAGATGGTGGAAGGAGACAATTGGAAGAAGCAGTAGAGGAAGCTGGAAAAATACCTTTTGCGAGACAAATACAACTTGCAATAATACCACTTAAATGTATCTTACCCCTATTCACTAATATATTTGATGGAAGTACACGCGCGGTACAGCACATAAAAGCTTATAGTCGATCTCTATTGCAATGGGAAGAGAATGATGCAGTATTGTGTAAATATTTCTCAGTGAGCTTGACAGGAGAGGATTTTCAATGGTTTGAAGGATTACCAGTGGGAACCATTAGATCATTTCGTCATCTACAGGGAGTCTTTTTGGGACAATATATCAGCAATAATATGTCACGTCCAGGAATTGAAAAGGCGTTCAGTCTTCGCAGAAGGATAAATGAAAGTTTGCGTAATTTAACTACGCgatggagaactatgtgcagTGAAATAGAAAGACGAGTAGATGAGCGAAATCTTATATTAGCTTTTATCAATGCACTCTTCCCTACATATTTACTGTATACGCAAATCTTCAGGATAAAAGATACAATAACAATGTTAGAGCTGCGCGAATATAAAAAAGAATACATAGCGCTTGAGGATAAGCAGAGAGATATGGAGTCTTACCCAATTGCGATTTCCAATGGGAATGAAGGGAATGCAAGTTTACTTCCATGA
- the LOC113343506 gene encoding thioredoxin-like protein CDSP32, chloroplastic: protein MAALTTPKSFLFKQHSSTVKAHPYSSKTPPFFLPPLSKPFQPKKLQLTRKKFDKKVIITATKKGKSSNDRVQQVHSIEEFDEALQTARDKLVVAASYSKHNQKIYPFMEDLSRRCNDTKFVLVRGDESNKTRALCEREKIEKVPHFNFYRSMEKIHEESGIIGRDELMRDVLYYGDNYSGVIQLYSRKDVENLFEEHRINNKLIVLDVGLKHCRPCVKVYPTVLMLSRLMRDTVVFARMDGDENDSCMQFLKDMKIVKAPTFMFVRDGVVCGRYVGSGNVELIREILRYREVGVASTCSYLAPFLRPTGPVSTPTNLGSHSMIQI, encoded by the coding sequence ATGGCTGCCCTTACTACACCAAAAAGCTTCTTATTCAAACAACATTCTTCTACAGTAAAAGCACACCCATATTCCTCCAAAACTCCCCCTTTTTTCCTCCCTCCACTATCCAAACCGTTCCAACCAAAAAAACTCCAGTTAACTCGCAAGAAATTCGATAAAAAAGTGATAATAACTGCAACCAAGAAGGGAAAAAGTAGTAACGACAGAGTTCAACAAGTTCACAGTATTGAAGAATTCGACGAAGCACTTCAAACAGCGAGAGACAAGCTTGTAGTAGCCGCAAGTTATAGTAAACATAATCAGAAAATCTATCCTTTCATGGAAGATTTAAGTAGAAGATGTAATGACACTAAGTTTGTATTAGTAAGGGGTGATGAATCTAACAAGACAAGAGCGCTTTGTGAaagagaaaaaattgaaaaagttcCACACTTTAATTTTTACAGAAGTATGGAGAAAATCCATGAAGAAAGCGGTATAATTGGTCGGGATGAACTCATGCGAGACGTATTATACTACGGAGACAATTATTCAGGTGtaattcaattatattcaagaaaAGATGTGGAAAATCTGTTTGAAGAACATAGAATAAATAACAAGTTAATTGTTCTGGACGTAGGGTTAAAACATTGCCGACCATGTGTTAAGGTATATCCAACCGTCTTAATGCTATCACGACTAATGAGGGATACTGTAGTTTTCGCAAGAATGGATGGAGATGAAAATGATAGCTGTATGCAATTCTTGAAAGATATGAAAATTGTTAAAGCTCCAACATTTATGTTTGTCAGAGATGGTGTTGTATGTGGAAGGTATGTTGGGTCTGGTAATGTAGAACTTATACGTGAAATACTAAGATACCGAGAAGTTGGAGTTGCCTCTACTTGTTCATATCTAGCTCCCTTCTTGCGCCCAACTGGACCAGTAAGCACCCCAACAAACTTGGGGAGTCATTCAATGATACAAATTTAG